The following proteins come from a genomic window of Ictidomys tridecemlineatus isolate mIctTri1 chromosome 9, mIctTri1.hap1, whole genome shotgun sequence:
- the Msantd1 gene encoding myb/SANT-like DNA-binding domain-containing protein 1 isoform X3 — protein MQLCQGASSMAAAEVPGYLVSPQTEKHRRARNWTDAEMRGLMLVWEEFFEELKQTKRNAKVYEKMASKLFEMTGERRLGEEIKIKITNMTFQYRKLKCMTDSESVPPDWPYYLAIDRILAKVPESCEGKLPDGQQPGPSTSQTEASLSPSAKSTPLYLPYTQCSYEGRFEDDGSDSSSSLLSLKFRSEERPVKKRKVQSCHLQKKKLRLLEAMLEEQRRLSRAMEETCREVRRVLDQQNILQVQSLQLQERMMSLLEKIIAKSSG, from the exons ATGCAACTCTGCCAAG GTGCCTCCAGCATGGCAGCAGCCGAAGTGCCTGGCTACCTTGTGTCTCCCCAGACGGAGAAGCACCGGAGGGCCCGCAACTGGACGGACGCGGAGATGCGCGGCCTCATGCTCGTCTGGGAGGAGTTCTTCGAGGAGCTGAAGCAGACCAAGCGCAACGCCAAGGTGTACGAGAAAATGGCCAGCAAGCTCTTCGAGATGACCGGCGAGCGCAGGCTGGGCGAGGAGATCAAGATCAAGATCACCAACATGACCTTCCAGTACAG GAAATTAAAATGCATGACAGATAGCGAGTCCGTCCCGCCGGACTGGCCTTATTACCTAGCCATTGATAGGATTCTGGCCAAAGTCCCTGAGTCCTGTGAGGGCAAACTACCAGACGGCCAGCAGCCGGGGCCCTCCACGTCCCAGACCGAGGCGTCTCTGTCGCCGTCCGCTAAGTCCACCCCTCTGTACTTACCGTATACCCAGTGCTCCTACGAAGGCCGCTTCGAGGACGATGGCTCCGACAGCTCCTCCAGCTTACTGTCCCTTAAGTTCAG GTCAGAGGAACGGCCAGTGAAGAAGCGCAAGGTGCAGAGCTGCCACCTGCAGAAGAAGAAGCTGCGGCTGCTGGAGGCCATGTTGGAGGAGCAACGCAGGCTGAGCCGCGCCATGGAGGAGACCTGCCGCGAGGTGCGGCGCGTGCTGGACCAGCAGAACATCCTGCAGGTGCAGAGCCTGCAGCTGCAGGAGCGCATGATGAGCCTGCTGGAGAAGATCATCGCCAAGTCCAGCGGCTAG
- the Msantd1 gene encoding myb/SANT-like DNA-binding domain-containing protein 1 isoform X1, protein MALPHLSVQDLPSLSSAALKPAYAKGASSMAAAEVPGYLVSPQTEKHRRARNWTDAEMRGLMLVWEEFFEELKQTKRNAKVYEKMASKLFEMTGERRLGEEIKIKITNMTFQYRKLKCMTDSESVPPDWPYYLAIDRILAKVPESCEGKLPDGQQPGPSTSQTEASLSPSAKSTPLYLPYTQCSYEGRFEDDGSDSSSSLLSLKFRSEERPVKKRKVQSCHLQKKKLRLLEAMLEEQRRLSRAMEETCREVRRVLDQQNILQVQSLQLQERMMSLLEKIIAKSSG, encoded by the exons ATGGCTCTTCCTCATCTCTCAGTACAGGACTTGCCTTCACTATCCAGTGCTGCCCTCAAACCAGCCTATGCTAAAG GTGCCTCCAGCATGGCAGCAGCCGAAGTGCCTGGCTACCTTGTGTCTCCCCAGACGGAGAAGCACCGGAGGGCCCGCAACTGGACGGACGCGGAGATGCGCGGCCTCATGCTCGTCTGGGAGGAGTTCTTCGAGGAGCTGAAGCAGACCAAGCGCAACGCCAAGGTGTACGAGAAAATGGCCAGCAAGCTCTTCGAGATGACCGGCGAGCGCAGGCTGGGCGAGGAGATCAAGATCAAGATCACCAACATGACCTTCCAGTACAG GAAATTAAAATGCATGACAGATAGCGAGTCCGTCCCGCCGGACTGGCCTTATTACCTAGCCATTGATAGGATTCTGGCCAAAGTCCCTGAGTCCTGTGAGGGCAAACTACCAGACGGCCAGCAGCCGGGGCCCTCCACGTCCCAGACCGAGGCGTCTCTGTCGCCGTCCGCTAAGTCCACCCCTCTGTACTTACCGTATACCCAGTGCTCCTACGAAGGCCGCTTCGAGGACGATGGCTCCGACAGCTCCTCCAGCTTACTGTCCCTTAAGTTCAG GTCAGAGGAACGGCCAGTGAAGAAGCGCAAGGTGCAGAGCTGCCACCTGCAGAAGAAGAAGCTGCGGCTGCTGGAGGCCATGTTGGAGGAGCAACGCAGGCTGAGCCGCGCCATGGAGGAGACCTGCCGCGAGGTGCGGCGCGTGCTGGACCAGCAGAACATCCTGCAGGTGCAGAGCCTGCAGCTGCAGGAGCGCATGATGAGCCTGCTGGAGAAGATCATCGCCAAGTCCAGCGGCTAG
- the Msantd1 gene encoding myb/SANT-like DNA-binding domain-containing protein 1 isoform X4 has translation MLKTEKHRRARNWTDAEMRGLMLVWEEFFEELKQTKRNAKVYEKMASKLFEMTGERRLGEEIKIKITNMTFQYRKLKCMTDSESVPPDWPYYLAIDRILAKVPESCEGKLPDGQQPGPSTSQTEASLSPSAKSTPLYLPYTQCSYEGRFEDDGSDSSSSLLSLKFRSEERPVKKRKVQSCHLQKKKLRLLEAMLEEQRRLSRAMEETCREVRRVLDQQNILQVQSLQLQERMMSLLEKIIAKSSG, from the exons ATGCTAAAG ACGGAGAAGCACCGGAGGGCCCGCAACTGGACGGACGCGGAGATGCGCGGCCTCATGCTCGTCTGGGAGGAGTTCTTCGAGGAGCTGAAGCAGACCAAGCGCAACGCCAAGGTGTACGAGAAAATGGCCAGCAAGCTCTTCGAGATGACCGGCGAGCGCAGGCTGGGCGAGGAGATCAAGATCAAGATCACCAACATGACCTTCCAGTACAG GAAATTAAAATGCATGACAGATAGCGAGTCCGTCCCGCCGGACTGGCCTTATTACCTAGCCATTGATAGGATTCTGGCCAAAGTCCCTGAGTCCTGTGAGGGCAAACTACCAGACGGCCAGCAGCCGGGGCCCTCCACGTCCCAGACCGAGGCGTCTCTGTCGCCGTCCGCTAAGTCCACCCCTCTGTACTTACCGTATACCCAGTGCTCCTACGAAGGCCGCTTCGAGGACGATGGCTCCGACAGCTCCTCCAGCTTACTGTCCCTTAAGTTCAG GTCAGAGGAACGGCCAGTGAAGAAGCGCAAGGTGCAGAGCTGCCACCTGCAGAAGAAGAAGCTGCGGCTGCTGGAGGCCATGTTGGAGGAGCAACGCAGGCTGAGCCGCGCCATGGAGGAGACCTGCCGCGAGGTGCGGCGCGTGCTGGACCAGCAGAACATCCTGCAGGTGCAGAGCCTGCAGCTGCAGGAGCGCATGATGAGCCTGCTGGAGAAGATCATCGCCAAGTCCAGCGGCTAG
- the Msantd1 gene encoding myb/SANT-like DNA-binding domain-containing protein 1 isoform X5 has protein sequence MTEKHRRARNWTDAEMRGLMLVWEEFFEELKQTKRNAKVYEKMASKLFEMTGERRLGEEIKIKITNMTFQYRKLKCMTDSESVPPDWPYYLAIDRILAKVPESCEGKLPDGQQPGPSTSQTEASLSPSAKSTPLYLPYTQCSYEGRFEDDGSDSSSSLLSLKFRSEERPVKKRKVQSCHLQKKKLRLLEAMLEEQRRLSRAMEETCREVRRVLDQQNILQVQSLQLQERMMSLLEKIIAKSSG, from the exons ATG ACGGAGAAGCACCGGAGGGCCCGCAACTGGACGGACGCGGAGATGCGCGGCCTCATGCTCGTCTGGGAGGAGTTCTTCGAGGAGCTGAAGCAGACCAAGCGCAACGCCAAGGTGTACGAGAAAATGGCCAGCAAGCTCTTCGAGATGACCGGCGAGCGCAGGCTGGGCGAGGAGATCAAGATCAAGATCACCAACATGACCTTCCAGTACAG GAAATTAAAATGCATGACAGATAGCGAGTCCGTCCCGCCGGACTGGCCTTATTACCTAGCCATTGATAGGATTCTGGCCAAAGTCCCTGAGTCCTGTGAGGGCAAACTACCAGACGGCCAGCAGCCGGGGCCCTCCACGTCCCAGACCGAGGCGTCTCTGTCGCCGTCCGCTAAGTCCACCCCTCTGTACTTACCGTATACCCAGTGCTCCTACGAAGGCCGCTTCGAGGACGATGGCTCCGACAGCTCCTCCAGCTTACTGTCCCTTAAGTTCAG GTCAGAGGAACGGCCAGTGAAGAAGCGCAAGGTGCAGAGCTGCCACCTGCAGAAGAAGAAGCTGCGGCTGCTGGAGGCCATGTTGGAGGAGCAACGCAGGCTGAGCCGCGCCATGGAGGAGACCTGCCGCGAGGTGCGGCGCGTGCTGGACCAGCAGAACATCCTGCAGGTGCAGAGCCTGCAGCTGCAGGAGCGCATGATGAGCCTGCTGGAGAAGATCATCGCCAAGTCCAGCGGCTAG
- the Msantd1 gene encoding myb/SANT-like DNA-binding domain-containing protein 1 isoform X7, whose amino-acid sequence MVCGTGLGPHLSTILLPAGASSMAAAEVPGYLVSPQTEKHRRARNWTDAEMRGLMLVWEEFFEELKQTKRNAKVYEKMASKLFEMTGERRLGEEIKIKITNMTFQYRSEERPVKKRKVQSCHLQKKKLRLLEAMLEEQRRLSRAMEETCREVRRVLDQQNILQVQSLQLQERMMSLLEKIIAKSSG is encoded by the exons ATGGTGTGTGGGACGGGCCTGGGGCCCCACCTGAGCACCATCCTCCTCCCCGCAGGTGCCTCCAGCATGGCAGCAGCCGAAGTGCCTGGCTACCTTGTGTCTCCCCAGACGGAGAAGCACCGGAGGGCCCGCAACTGGACGGACGCGGAGATGCGCGGCCTCATGCTCGTCTGGGAGGAGTTCTTCGAGGAGCTGAAGCAGACCAAGCGCAACGCCAAGGTGTACGAGAAAATGGCCAGCAAGCTCTTCGAGATGACCGGCGAGCGCAGGCTGGGCGAGGAGATCAAGATCAAGATCACCAACATGACCTTCCAGTACAG GTCAGAGGAACGGCCAGTGAAGAAGCGCAAGGTGCAGAGCTGCCACCTGCAGAAGAAGAAGCTGCGGCTGCTGGAGGCCATGTTGGAGGAGCAACGCAGGCTGAGCCGCGCCATGGAGGAGACCTGCCGCGAGGTGCGGCGCGTGCTGGACCAGCAGAACATCCTGCAGGTGCAGAGCCTGCAGCTGCAGGAGCGCATGATGAGCCTGCTGGAGAAGATCATCGCCAAGTCCAGCGGCTAG
- the Msantd1 gene encoding myb/SANT-like DNA-binding domain-containing protein 1 isoform X2, producing the protein MVCGTGLGPHLSTILLPAGASSMAAAEVPGYLVSPQTEKHRRARNWTDAEMRGLMLVWEEFFEELKQTKRNAKVYEKMASKLFEMTGERRLGEEIKIKITNMTFQYRKLKCMTDSESVPPDWPYYLAIDRILAKVPESCEGKLPDGQQPGPSTSQTEASLSPSAKSTPLYLPYTQCSYEGRFEDDGSDSSSSLLSLKFRSEERPVKKRKVQSCHLQKKKLRLLEAMLEEQRRLSRAMEETCREVRRVLDQQNILQVQSLQLQERMMSLLEKIIAKSSG; encoded by the exons ATGGTGTGTGGGACGGGCCTGGGGCCCCACCTGAGCACCATCCTCCTCCCCGCAGGTGCCTCCAGCATGGCAGCAGCCGAAGTGCCTGGCTACCTTGTGTCTCCCCAGACGGAGAAGCACCGGAGGGCCCGCAACTGGACGGACGCGGAGATGCGCGGCCTCATGCTCGTCTGGGAGGAGTTCTTCGAGGAGCTGAAGCAGACCAAGCGCAACGCCAAGGTGTACGAGAAAATGGCCAGCAAGCTCTTCGAGATGACCGGCGAGCGCAGGCTGGGCGAGGAGATCAAGATCAAGATCACCAACATGACCTTCCAGTACAG GAAATTAAAATGCATGACAGATAGCGAGTCCGTCCCGCCGGACTGGCCTTATTACCTAGCCATTGATAGGATTCTGGCCAAAGTCCCTGAGTCCTGTGAGGGCAAACTACCAGACGGCCAGCAGCCGGGGCCCTCCACGTCCCAGACCGAGGCGTCTCTGTCGCCGTCCGCTAAGTCCACCCCTCTGTACTTACCGTATACCCAGTGCTCCTACGAAGGCCGCTTCGAGGACGATGGCTCCGACAGCTCCTCCAGCTTACTGTCCCTTAAGTTCAG GTCAGAGGAACGGCCAGTGAAGAAGCGCAAGGTGCAGAGCTGCCACCTGCAGAAGAAGAAGCTGCGGCTGCTGGAGGCCATGTTGGAGGAGCAACGCAGGCTGAGCCGCGCCATGGAGGAGACCTGCCGCGAGGTGCGGCGCGTGCTGGACCAGCAGAACATCCTGCAGGTGCAGAGCCTGCAGCTGCAGGAGCGCATGATGAGCCTGCTGGAGAAGATCATCGCCAAGTCCAGCGGCTAG
- the Msantd1 gene encoding myb/SANT-like DNA-binding domain-containing protein 1 isoform X6: MRGLMLVWEEFFEELKQTKRNAKVYEKMASKLFEMTGERRLGEEIKIKITNMTFQYRKLKCMTDSESVPPDWPYYLAIDRILAKVPESCEGKLPDGQQPGPSTSQTEASLSPSAKSTPLYLPYTQCSYEGRFEDDGSDSSSSLLSLKFRSEERPVKKRKVQSCHLQKKKLRLLEAMLEEQRRLSRAMEETCREVRRVLDQQNILQVQSLQLQERMMSLLEKIIAKSSG; encoded by the exons ATGCGCGGCCTCATGCTCGTCTGGGAGGAGTTCTTCGAGGAGCTGAAGCAGACCAAGCGCAACGCCAAGGTGTACGAGAAAATGGCCAGCAAGCTCTTCGAGATGACCGGCGAGCGCAGGCTGGGCGAGGAGATCAAGATCAAGATCACCAACATGACCTTCCAGTACAG GAAATTAAAATGCATGACAGATAGCGAGTCCGTCCCGCCGGACTGGCCTTATTACCTAGCCATTGATAGGATTCTGGCCAAAGTCCCTGAGTCCTGTGAGGGCAAACTACCAGACGGCCAGCAGCCGGGGCCCTCCACGTCCCAGACCGAGGCGTCTCTGTCGCCGTCCGCTAAGTCCACCCCTCTGTACTTACCGTATACCCAGTGCTCCTACGAAGGCCGCTTCGAGGACGATGGCTCCGACAGCTCCTCCAGCTTACTGTCCCTTAAGTTCAG GTCAGAGGAACGGCCAGTGAAGAAGCGCAAGGTGCAGAGCTGCCACCTGCAGAAGAAGAAGCTGCGGCTGCTGGAGGCCATGTTGGAGGAGCAACGCAGGCTGAGCCGCGCCATGGAGGAGACCTGCCGCGAGGTGCGGCGCGTGCTGGACCAGCAGAACATCCTGCAGGTGCAGAGCCTGCAGCTGCAGGAGCGCATGATGAGCCTGCTGGAGAAGATCATCGCCAAGTCCAGCGGCTAG